A window of the Haloarcula litorea genome harbors these coding sequences:
- a CDS encoding 2-oxoacid:acceptor oxidoreductase subunit alpha has product MTDNELIWRIAGGSGDGIDSTSQNFAKALMRSGLHVFTHRHYPSRIRGGHTFVEVRAKDEPVQSRGDGYNFLLALGDSFARNPQDEAYYGKEELKPLYENFDDLREGGVLVYDEGLLDDEDVAEIGLEEAAEENGWHLVPMDLRGIAKEHGREIMRNTAGIGATAAILDIGTEEFETLIEENMSGDMLEANLNVLQDAYEAASELDVDHDIEVPESSHDEEQVILSGSNAISYGALDEGCRFISGYPMTPWTDVFTIMSQHLPEFGGISEQVEDEIAAAALALGASHMGVKSMSGSSGGGFALMSEPLGLAEMTETPIVLVEAMRAGPSTGMPTKPEQADLEHVLYTSQGDSARVVFAPANIRECYTQTRAAFRIAYEYQIPAIVVYDQKIQGELRNLPASHFDEEPNADPGSVLTEAEIEEAAHHASGKFKRFQHDPEDGSNVSPRSVPGQKDGRYLATGNEHNEEGHISEDPENRIAQMERRLQKLDDIRADLDENADHQTYYGPEDADYGILVWGSQQDTVFEAVDRLNENGHSVKALGVSDMAPYPVEQVSEWLDSVDEALVVEMNATAQFRGLTQKEIGKYGDKLSSLLKYNGNPFEPAEIVDGFETSINGEDLAASNMKYLPAAGD; this is encoded by the coding sequence ATGACAGACAACGAGCTAATCTGGCGCATCGCGGGGGGTTCCGGGGACGGAATCGACTCGACGAGCCAGAACTTCGCGAAGGCCCTGATGCGTTCGGGACTTCACGTTTTCACACACCGACACTACCCGTCGCGCATCCGGGGCGGCCACACGTTCGTCGAAGTACGGGCCAAAGACGAACCGGTACAGTCTCGCGGGGACGGCTACAACTTCCTGCTGGCGCTGGGGGACTCCTTCGCCCGGAACCCGCAGGACGAGGCCTACTACGGCAAGGAGGAACTGAAGCCGCTGTACGAGAACTTCGACGACCTCCGGGAGGGCGGCGTCCTCGTCTACGACGAGGGGCTGCTCGACGACGAGGACGTCGCGGAGATCGGGCTCGAGGAGGCCGCCGAGGAGAACGGCTGGCACCTCGTCCCGATGGACCTCCGCGGCATCGCCAAGGAACACGGCCGCGAGATCATGCGCAACACGGCCGGTATCGGGGCGACGGCCGCCATCCTCGACATCGGGACCGAAGAGTTCGAGACCCTCATCGAGGAGAACATGAGCGGGGACATGCTCGAGGCCAACCTCAACGTCCTGCAGGACGCCTACGAGGCGGCCTCCGAGCTGGACGTCGACCACGACATCGAGGTCCCCGAGAGCTCCCACGACGAGGAGCAGGTCATCCTCTCCGGGTCCAACGCCATCTCCTACGGTGCGCTCGACGAGGGCTGTCGGTTCATCTCGGGGTACCCGATGACCCCGTGGACCGACGTGTTCACTATCATGTCCCAGCATCTGCCCGAGTTCGGCGGCATCTCCGAGCAGGTCGAGGACGAGATCGCGGCCGCGGCCTTGGCACTGGGAGCCTCGCACATGGGCGTGAAGTCGATGTCCGGCTCCTCCGGCGGCGGCTTCGCGCTGATGTCCGAGCCCCTCGGTCTGGCCGAGATGACCGAGACGCCGATCGTCCTCGTGGAAGCGATGCGCGCGGGTCCCTCGACCGGGATGCCGACCAAACCCGAGCAGGCGGACCTGGAACACGTCCTCTACACCTCCCAGGGCGACTCCGCTCGCGTCGTGTTCGCGCCCGCGAACATCAGGGAGTGTTACACCCAGACGCGGGCGGCGTTCCGCATCGCCTACGAGTACCAGATCCCGGCCATCGTCGTCTACGACCAGAAGATCCAGGGCGAACTCCGGAACCTCCCGGCGAGCCACTTCGACGAGGAGCCCAACGCCGACCCCGGCTCCGTGCTGACCGAGGCCGAGATCGAGGAGGCGGCCCACCACGCGTCGGGCAAGTTCAAGCGGTTCCAGCACGACCCCGAGGACGGCTCGAACGTCAGTCCGCGGTCGGTGCCCGGTCAGAAGGACGGGCGCTACCTCGCGACCGGCAACGAGCACAACGAGGAGGGTCACATCAGCGAGGACCCCGAGAACCGCATCGCGCAGATGGAGCGCCGACTCCAGAAGCTCGACGACATCCGGGCCGACCTCGACGAGAACGCCGACCACCAGACCTACTACGGTCCCGAGGACGCCGACTACGGCATCCTCGTCTGGGGCAGCCAGCAGGACACCGTCTTCGAGGCCGTCGACCGGCTCAACGAGAACGGCCACTCGGTGAAGGCGCTGGGCGTCTCCGACATGGCTCCCTACCCGGTCGAACAGGTCAGCGAGTGGCTCGACTCCGTCGACGAGGCGCTGGTCGTCGAGATGAACGCGACCGCACAGTTCCGCGGGCTCACGCAGAAGGAGATCGGCAAGTACGGCGACAAGCTGTCGAGCCTGCTGAAGTACAACGGCAACCCCTTCGAGCCCGCCGAGATCGTCGACGGGTTCGAGACCAGCATCAACGGCGAGGACCTCGCCGCGAGCAACATGAAGTACCTCCCCGCAGCGGGTGACTGA
- a CDS encoding DICT sensory domain-containing protein: MSLSELVSGVERHEKTLTVFNADEPVAADLRDRFANRNVTVRTERTASGRPGEFVTLSEDGDVLTATDLSSLRESLDGDRGAPPVDGLYRPILDSLDETMFTSWDIEQMVTASREIEDRALRVDAGELHAGFQTLSTLRGERERYDHLGESGVEVHAYAVPDVDPPGDHTFTLHLERAEEIANSWFVAFDGGGDPAQKCALLAEEREPRTFYGFWTYDGTTVDWIVDHLRTTYGFLEQ; the protein is encoded by the coding sequence ATGTCGCTCTCGGAACTCGTCTCGGGGGTCGAACGCCACGAGAAGACGCTCACGGTGTTCAACGCCGACGAGCCGGTCGCGGCCGACCTCCGCGACCGGTTCGCGAACCGCAACGTCACCGTCAGGACCGAACGCACCGCGAGCGGGCGGCCCGGCGAGTTCGTCACCCTGAGCGAGGACGGGGACGTCCTCACCGCGACCGACCTGTCGTCGCTGCGCGAGTCCCTCGACGGGGACCGGGGAGCACCGCCGGTCGACGGACTCTACCGGCCGATCCTCGACAGCCTCGACGAGACGATGTTCACCTCGTGGGACATCGAGCAGATGGTCACGGCCTCACGGGAGATCGAGGACCGGGCGCTCCGGGTCGACGCCGGCGAGCTCCACGCAGGGTTCCAGACCCTCTCGACGCTCCGGGGCGAGCGCGAGCGGTACGACCACCTCGGGGAGTCCGGCGTCGAGGTCCACGCCTACGCCGTGCCCGACGTCGATCCGCCCGGCGACCACACGTTCACGCTCCACCTGGAACGCGCCGAGGAGATCGCGAACTCCTGGTTCGTCGCGTTCGACGGCGGCGGCGATCCCGCACAGAAGTGCGCCCTGCTGGCCGAGGAACGCGAGCCGCGGACGTTCTACGGCTTCTGGACCTACGACGGGACCACGGTCGACTGGATCGTCGACCACCTGCGGACCACCTACGGCTTCCTCGAGCAGTGA
- a CDS encoding N-acyl homoserine lactonase family protein, protein MAPPTVTFLDRGRVQADRNFVVDGTSVATASNRDPDHEYETYVVWNLVIETDDRTILWDTGSHPEAGDGYWPDPLYEAFAHVDAADHTLESDLADAGYALDDVDAVVMSHLHLDHAGGLHEFAGTDTPVYVHREELPYAYYSATTDEGSIAYLQSDFDRDLNWQVVHGDGYHLADGVELLHLPGHTPGLLGALIEREGDPLLVVGDEAYVAANYEGAPMATSLLWNNGAWKESLERCRNVQRETGAEVLLGHDLSVFEELT, encoded by the coding sequence ATGGCCCCGCCGACCGTCACCTTCCTCGACCGCGGCCGCGTGCAGGCAGACCGGAACTTCGTCGTCGACGGCACCAGCGTCGCCACGGCGTCGAACCGCGACCCCGACCACGAGTACGAGACCTACGTCGTCTGGAACCTCGTGATCGAGACCGACGACCGGACGATCCTGTGGGACACGGGTTCCCATCCCGAGGCCGGCGACGGCTACTGGCCCGACCCGCTGTACGAGGCGTTCGCCCACGTCGACGCCGCCGACCACACCCTCGAATCGGACCTCGCCGACGCGGGGTACGCGCTCGACGACGTCGACGCCGTCGTGATGAGCCACCTCCACCTCGACCACGCCGGCGGCCTCCACGAGTTCGCCGGGACGGACACGCCGGTCTACGTCCACCGCGAGGAACTCCCCTACGCGTACTACAGCGCGACCACGGACGAGGGGTCGATCGCCTACCTCCAGTCGGACTTCGACCGCGACCTGAACTGGCAGGTGGTCCACGGCGACGGCTACCACCTCGCCGACGGCGTGGAACTGCTTCACCTCCCCGGTCACACCCCCGGCCTGCTCGGCGCGCTGATCGAGCGCGAGGGCGACCCGCTGCTGGTCGTCGGCGACGAGGCCTACGTCGCGGCCAACTACGAGGGCGCGCCGATGGCGACCAGCCTGCTCTGGAACAACGGCGCGTGGAAGGAGAGTTTAGAGCGGTGCCGGAACGTCCAGCGCGAGACGGGTGCCGAGGTGCTGCTGGGCCACGACCTGTCGGTGTTCGAGGAACTGACCTGA
- a CDS encoding thiamine pyrophosphate-dependent enzyme, which yields MSAFSAIGEDREIERDEFTPGIEPQATWCPGCGDFGVLKALKQAMPEVGRNPDEIALFTGIGCSGKLNSYFNSYGFHTIHGRSLPVARAAKLANPDVEVIAAGGDGDGYGIGGNHLIHTARENHDMTYIVFNNEIFGLTKGQTSPTSPKGHKSKTQPHGSAKSPIRPLSQSLNAGATYIARTAAVNPNQAKEIIAEAIEHDGFAHIDFLTQCPTWNKDAKHYVPYTDIQQSDDYDFDVSNRQEAAEMMFETENKLYEGEVLTGRYYVEDERPSYGEEKRQIGEMPDDPLAERYFDEDAEWERTYDNLLEHHK from the coding sequence ATGAGTGCATTCAGCGCAATCGGCGAAGACCGCGAGATCGAGCGAGACGAGTTCACACCCGGCATCGAACCGCAGGCGACGTGGTGTCCGGGCTGTGGTGACTTCGGTGTCCTCAAGGCACTGAAACAGGCGATGCCCGAGGTCGGGCGCAACCCCGACGAGATCGCCCTGTTCACGGGCATCGGCTGTTCCGGCAAGCTCAACAGCTACTTCAACAGCTACGGCTTCCACACCATCCACGGCCGCTCGCTGCCCGTCGCACGGGCCGCGAAGCTGGCCAACCCGGACGTGGAGGTCATCGCCGCCGGCGGCGACGGCGACGGCTACGGGATCGGCGGGAACCACCTCATCCACACGGCCCGTGAGAACCACGACATGACCTACATCGTGTTCAACAACGAGATCTTCGGGCTCACGAAGGGACAGACCTCGCCGACCTCGCCGAAGGGCCACAAGTCCAAGACCCAGCCCCACGGCTCGGCGAAGTCGCCGATCCGGCCGCTCAGCCAGTCGCTGAACGCCGGCGCGACCTACATCGCCCGGACCGCGGCCGTCAACCCCAACCAGGCCAAGGAGATCATCGCCGAGGCCATCGAGCACGACGGCTTCGCGCACATCGACTTCCTGACCCAGTGTCCGACCTGGAACAAGGACGCCAAACACTACGTCCCGTACACGGACATCCAGCAGTCCGACGACTACGACTTCGACGTCTCGAACCGGCAGGAGGCCGCCGAGATGATGTTCGAGACCGAGAACAAGCTCTACGAGGGCGAGGTCCTGACCGGCCGCTACTACGTCGAGGACGAGCGCCCCTCCTACGGCGAGGAGAAGCGCCAGATCGGCGAGATGCCCGACGACCCGCTCGCCGAGCGGTACTTCGACGAGGACGCGGAGTGGGAGCGGACCTACGACAACCTCCTCGAACACCACAAGTGA